TGTGGGAGCGATCGCTAGTTTTTTCAGTAGGCGTCCCTTGATTTATCATTTACATGACATTCTTTCACCAGAGCATTTTAGTCAAACTAACCGTCGTATTGCTGTTACTGCTGCCAATCGGGCATCATTAGTAATTGCCAATTCCCAAGCGAGTAAAACGGCATTTATAGAAGCAGGAGGACGTGCAGATATTACCGCAGTTGTCTACAACGGATTTGAATCCAAAACCTATCAAATAGACGCATCTATTATTCATCAAACTAGAGAAGAACTAGAACTAGAAGGTAAATTTGTAGTTGGACACTTTAGTCGTCTTGCACCTTGGAAAGGACAACACATATTAATTGCAGCCCTCACGCAATGTCCTCCAGAAGTGACAGCTGTTTTAGTTGGTGATGCATTGTTTGGTGAACAAGAATATGTCCAAAAATTACATCAACAAGTTGCAAGTCTTGGGTTAGAAAATCGAGTCAAATTTTTAGGATTTCGTTCAGATATTCCCCAATTAATGTCAGCTTGTGACTTGGTTGCCCATACTTCTACAGCTGCTGAACCTTTTGGTAGGGTAATTGTTGAGGCTATGCTATGTGGAAAACCAGTCATCGCAGCAAAAGCTGGTGGTGCATTGGAATTGGTAGAAGATGGTGTAAATGGTTTTTTAGTCACACCAGGAGAAACCCAAGAACTTGCACAGGTAATTACCACCTGTTTACAAGAGTCATCAAAAACTGCGACGATTGCTAATTATGCTCGGACTACAGCTAGTCAGCGTTTTGATGTGACAAATATTAATCAGCAAATTGCCGAGTTGTTGGCAAAGTTACATCAGTGAGGCAGGTAATAGACAATAGAGAAATAAAGGGAAAAACGTAGACGCGTAGCGGCTTCCGTAAGGTACACAGATGCACACCGATTAACACAGATGTATGGGTTTGCTGCTAAGTTAATACCCTATTTTATTTTCAATACAGTCATTCACGCTGCTGTTTTGGCACAACCAAGGATGAAAATTCTTACCCCTTCTGCCCTCTGCTTTAATAGCGTGTAATTGATTTAAAGACTTATTAATCTTTCTGGTAAAACAGAGAGAGAAATAATTGTTAGAAAAGCAAATGCTGTGATAGTTTCCAGTATGGCCGCAAATTGAATTTTTGCAGTGCGATACCATTCTTGATTAACAGCAATTATGCCAAATTTAATTAATGCCAATCCAAAAGCTAAAACTGCTGCTGGAGATAACCAACCCAGCCAATAAAGAAATACAAGAATTAATGTGGCAACAGCATGATAAATTGTCCCTGGAATTACAGAACTGGTTTTAGTTTTCCGCAGTTTGACTGTGAAAATGGCACTAGAAAAGAAAAGCGTATTTAGTATCCACAATCCCACAACAGTAGAGGAAATCATGCCTGTTGTTGCAGCGTAAGCGAAGGGAGTAGAAAGGCAAACCGCAGCAAAGGTAATTAATTCATTCAAAACAGATTTTTGCTCTCTTTGCAGCGCCGAGAAAGCATCAATAATTAAGGCGGTTAATGCACCTGCATAAATCCATACTACAACTGGATAGCTAAGGTAAAGCCAAGTCGCAATTCCGCCAGAAATTACAGCATACAACCCACCCCAAAATAGAAAACGTGGCTTTAAGGTGCGACGTTGCTTAATTTGCATAACTAGAGGATGTTCAGCCTGAAAACCACAAAAAGCACATATTAAAGCTAGAGTTGTTGATAATGTCCAAGCTTGAGCAGTGACTGCACCAATCAGAAAAGAAACTAGCAATACTACGTAAACTCCATGTTCTGGAGAAAACATCGGATTATACCAAACTTGAGGATTGGGTTTGGCTGTAGTTTGGATATTACTAGATGTATTGATAGCTGATTGAGTCATCGCCTTGATCTCCCTGGAAAACAAATTATTGATCAGGCTGCTAGAGAATGCTATTCTTTTTCTCTCAGTGAGCAGTTAACAGTTAACAGTAAAGAAACTGATAACTGTTCAAACATACACATCATCGCTGATCAAGTTGGTACTAACTCGCCAGGACGTAACTTAGACCATTTACCCTGTTCTCGTTTAAAACTGAGACATCCTACCACATCCCATTCCATTTCAATCACATCGCCTCGGGGACGAATGTTGACATTGATCGATGGTTCATTTGGCTCAAAATTTGGTGTTTCAGTCAAATGGG
Above is a genomic segment from Fischerella sp. JS2 containing:
- a CDS encoding Ycf34 family protein, with amino-acid sequence MCICVNCHYVDRCVTYHAVETQHQQPHLTETPNFEPNEPSINVNIRPRGDVIEMEWDVVGCLSFKREQGKWSKLRPGELVPT
- a CDS encoding YwiC-like family protein, producing MTQSAINTSSNIQTTAKPNPQVWYNPMFSPEHGVYVVLLVSFLIGAVTAQAWTLSTTLALICAFCGFQAEHPLVMQIKQRRTLKPRFLFWGGLYAVISGGIATWLYLSYPVVVWIYAGALTALIIDAFSALQREQKSVLNELITFAAVCLSTPFAYAATTGMISSTVVGLWILNTLFFSSAIFTVKLRKTKTSSVIPGTIYHAVATLILVFLYWLGWLSPAAVLAFGLALIKFGIIAVNQEWYRTAKIQFAAILETITAFAFLTIISLSVLPERLISL
- a CDS encoding glycosyltransferase family 4 protein — its product is MKILFLDQSGKPGGAELCLIDIAKPYQDNCLVGLFADGDFRTLLEKNHIPVQVLSNKTIQVRKESSFVQGIASFRQLIPLLAKVVQIAREYDLIYANTQKALVVGAIASFFSRRPLIYHLHDILSPEHFSQTNRRIAVTAANRASLVIANSQASKTAFIEAGGRADITAVVYNGFESKTYQIDASIIHQTREELELEGKFVVGHFSRLAPWKGQHILIAALTQCPPEVTAVLVGDALFGEQEYVQKLHQQVASLGLENRVKFLGFRSDIPQLMSACDLVAHTSTAAEPFGRVIVEAMLCGKPVIAAKAGGALELVEDGVNGFLVTPGETQELAQVITTCLQESSKTATIANYARTTASQRFDVTNINQQIAELLAKLHQ